The following coding sequences lie in one Pseudorca crassidens isolate mPseCra1 chromosome 2, mPseCra1.hap1, whole genome shotgun sequence genomic window:
- the LRRC52 gene encoding leucine-rich repeat-containing protein 52, with protein sequence MSRASGPGPGWLLFSFGMGLVSGSRCPNNCQCQAQEVICTGVQLTEYPSDIPLNTRRLYLNDNSIRFLPAMNLGLLSDLVYLDCQKNLIQEVMDYTFVGVFKLIYLDLSFNNLTLISPYSFSMLSNLVQLNISSNPHLLSLNKYTFANTSSLRYLDLRNTGLQTLDPAAFHNLITLQTLYLSGNPWKCNCSFLDFTIYLIMSPVNHPDEQNATCLEPTELAGWPITKVGNPLRYMCITHLDHQDYIFLLLIGFCIFSAGTVAAWLTGVCAVLYQNARRRSSEDEAEDELGQRVEASRRIFQSRVESGQDGFPQLI encoded by the exons ATGTCCCGTGCTTCAGGCCCTGGGCCCGGGTGGTTACTCTTTTCCTTTGGAATGGGACTGGTATCGGGGTCAAGGTGTCCAAATAATTGTCAGTGTCAAGCCCAAGAAGTGATCTGCACAGGGGTCCAGTTAACTGAATACCCCTCTGACATACCCCTGAACACCCGGAGGCTGTACCTGAATGATAACAGCATCCGCTTTTTGCCAGCGATGAATCTAGGACTCCTCAGTGACCTTGTTTACTTGGACTGTCAGAAGAACCTGATTCAGGAGGTGATGGATTATACCTTCGTCGGGGTCTTCAAACTCATCTACCTCGATCTCAGCTTCAACAATTTAACCTTGATCTCCCCATACAGTTTCTCCATGCTCAGCAATCTGGTGCAGCTGAACATCTCCAGCAACCCTCATCTGTTATCACTCAACAAGTACACCTTTGCCAACACCAGCTCTTTGAGGTACCTGGACCTCAGAAATACCGGCTTGCAGACCTTGGACCCTGCTGCCTTCCATAACCTCATAACACTCCAGACCCTGTATCTGAGTGGAAACCCCTGGAAATGCAACTGCTCTTTCCTGGACTTCACCATCTACTTAATAATGTCCCCTGTGAACCATCCAG ATGAACAAAAtgccacgtgcctggagcccacaGAGCTGGCAGGGTGGCCCATCACGAAGGTGGGGAACCCGCTCCGGTACATGTGCATCACGCACCTGGACCACCAAGACTACATCTTCCTGCTGCTCATCGGCTTCTGCATCTTCTCCGCGGGCACCGTGGCTGCCTGGCTGACGGGCGTGTGTGCCGTGCTCTACCAGAATGCCCGCCGCAGATCGAGCGAGGATGAGGCAGAGGACGAGCTCGGGCAGAGGGTAGAAGCCAGCAGGAGGATTTTTCAAAGCAGGGTGGAGTCTGGCCAGGACGGGTTTCCTCAGCTGATTTAG